One Primulina huaijiensis isolate GDHJ02 chromosome 8, ASM1229523v2, whole genome shotgun sequence genomic region harbors:
- the LOC140982360 gene encoding transcription elongation factor SPT4 homolog 2-like, with protein sequence MANQDKVGGVVAAQLPTSFGHELRACLRCRLIKTYDQFFESGCENCPFFKMEEDPERVADCTTPNFNGVISIMDTTRSWAARWLRTGKFIPGCYTLAVSEELPHDLQNICEDQRVPYVPPKRSQGS encoded by the exons ATGGCAAATCAAGATAAAGTAGGAGGCGTCGTGGCAGCACAGCTACCCACAAGCTTCGGACATGAACTCCGAGCCTGCCTCCGATGCCGTCTCATAAAGACGTATGACCAG TTTTTTGAATCGGGGTGTGAGAACTGTCCTTTCTTTAAGATGGAGGAGGATCCTGAACGAGTAGCTGACTGCACTACCCCCAATTTCAATGG GGTAATCTCAATCATGGACACAACTAGGAGCTGGGCTGCCCGCTGGCTTCGCACTG gGAAATTTATTCCTGGTTGCTATACACTTGCAGTTTCAGAAGAACTCCCCCACGACCTGCAG AATATTTGTGAAGACCAGCGTGTACCATACGTTCCACCGAAACGTTCCCAGGGATCTTGA
- the LOC140983140 gene encoding uncharacterized protein At2g23090-like, translating into MGGGNAQKSKMARERNAEKMKGNKGSQLDSNKKAMSIQCKVCMQTFICTTSEVKCKEHAEAKHPKADLHTCFPHLK; encoded by the exons ATGGGCGGAGGCAACGCCCAGAAATCGAAGATGGCCCGGGAGAGGAACGCGGAGAAGATGAAAGGCAATAAGG GAAGTCAGCTGGATTCCAACAAGAAGGCCATGTCCATCCAG TGCAAGGTTTGCATGCAAACTTTTATCTGTACTACTTCCGAGGTAAAATGCAAGGAGCATGCTGAAGCTAAGCATCCAAAGGCTGATCTCCACACCTGTTTTCCCCACCTGAAATGA